The Saccharothrix variisporea genome has a segment encoding these proteins:
- a CDS encoding aminotransferase class IV, with amino-acid sequence MLRIEIDGGEPTTDQLAVGLLANYGHFTAMQVRDRRVQGLDLHLRRLDAQHRELYGEGLPGDRVRALIARALGEVRDAAVRVIAFGPEAPKLMVVVRPPAGPSDRPQRLISVDYQRHLPHVKHIGGFGQLLHGNRAKAAGYDDALLTTPDGVVIEGAIANIAFFDHDGGIVWPEADWLHGIAMQLLERELPSRRAVVRRADLPLYRGAFLSNSIGVTAVSGIDDLAYPVDETAIDRVRGALAAVPWDALDE; translated from the coding sequence GTGCTGAGGATCGAGATCGACGGCGGGGAGCCGACCACCGACCAGCTGGCCGTGGGCCTGCTCGCCAACTACGGCCACTTCACCGCGATGCAGGTCCGCGACCGCCGGGTGCAGGGCCTGGACCTGCACCTGCGGCGGCTGGACGCCCAGCACCGCGAGCTGTACGGGGAGGGCCTGCCCGGTGACCGCGTCCGCGCCCTGATCGCCCGCGCGTTGGGCGAGGTGCGCGATGCGGCCGTGCGGGTCATCGCGTTCGGCCCGGAAGCGCCGAAGCTGATGGTCGTCGTCCGCCCGCCGGCCGGCCCCTCGGACCGCCCGCAGCGCCTGATCTCGGTGGACTACCAGCGGCACCTGCCGCACGTGAAGCACATCGGCGGGTTCGGCCAACTCCTACACGGCAACCGCGCGAAGGCCGCCGGCTACGACGACGCCCTGCTGACCACGCCGGACGGTGTGGTGATCGAGGGCGCCATCGCGAACATCGCGTTCTTCGACCACGACGGCGGCATCGTGTGGCCGGAGGCGGACTGGCTGCACGGCATCGCCATGCAGCTGCTGGAGCGGGAACTGCCGTCCCGGCGGGCCGTGGTGCGGCGGGCGGACCTGCCGCTCTACCGGGGCGCGTTCCTGAGCAACTCCATCGGCGTGACCGCCGTGTCCGGGATCGACGACCTCGCCTACCCGGTGGACGAGACCGCGATCGACCGCGTTCGAGGGGCGCTCGCGGCCGTGCCGTGGGACGCCCTGGATGAGTAG
- a CDS encoding Lrp/AsnC family transcriptional regulator, translating to MTNLEPIDRAILRELAADGRCSFTDLAERVGLSVSAVHQRVRRLEQRGVVRGYAARLDGDEIGLPLTAFISLTPIDPAAPDDYPKRLEHLPQIEACYSVAGDASYVLRVRVASPTALEELLRQIREVAHVSTRTTVVLSTPYEDRPPAV from the coding sequence GTGACCAACCTGGAGCCGATAGACCGGGCGATCCTGCGTGAGCTGGCGGCCGACGGCCGGTGCAGCTTCACCGACCTGGCCGAACGCGTGGGCCTGAGCGTGTCCGCCGTGCACCAGCGGGTGCGCCGGCTGGAGCAGCGGGGGGTGGTGCGCGGCTACGCGGCCCGCCTGGACGGCGACGAGATCGGCCTGCCGCTGACGGCGTTCATCTCGCTCACCCCGATCGACCCGGCGGCTCCGGACGACTACCCGAAGCGGCTGGAGCACCTGCCGCAGATCGAGGCGTGCTACTCGGTCGCGGGGGACGCCTCGTACGTCCTGCGCGTCCGGGTGGCCTCGCCGACGGCGCTGGAGGAGTTGCTGCGCCAGATCCGGGAGGTGGCCCACGTGTCCACCCGGACCACCGTGGTGCTGTCCACCCCGTACGAGGACCGCCCGCCCGCCGTGTAG
- a CDS encoding M24 family metallopeptidase yields the protein MSTRVGPLDVDALRARLDKAATAASLAGVDALLITPGSDLRYLIGAGGSSFERLTCLVLPVGGTPVLVVPKLEHPGYAGIPTDRLGVDVVTWVDGEDPYALVRAALKGNRVAVSDMMPALHTLGLRDALGGEQVLAGPVLRELRMRKDASEVAALRTAGAAIDRVHARMGEWLRPGRTEAEVGADIAAAIVDEGHVQADFVIVGSGPNGASPHHSLSDRVIEAGDVVVVDIGGLIAEGYCSDSTRNYVLGEPRDADVWETYAVLQAAQKAAVEAVRPGVTCAQVDAAAREIIADAGFGEFFVHRTGHGIGLDVHEEPYIVGGNDLPLEPGMAFSVEPGIYLPGRWGSRIEDIVVVTEDGVESVNNRPHELVVLPA from the coding sequence ATGTCGACCCGTGTTGGACCCCTTGACGTGGACGCCCTCCGCGCCCGGCTGGACAAGGCCGCTACCGCGGCGTCCCTCGCCGGTGTGGACGCCCTGCTGATCACTCCCGGTTCGGACCTGCGCTACCTGATCGGTGCTGGTGGGTCCTCTTTCGAGCGGCTGACGTGCCTGGTGTTGCCGGTGGGCGGTACGCCGGTGTTGGTGGTGCCGAAGTTGGAGCACCCCGGGTACGCGGGCATCCCGACCGATCGGCTCGGGGTGGACGTGGTGACGTGGGTGGACGGTGAGGACCCGTACGCGCTGGTCCGGGCCGCGTTGAAGGGCAACCGGGTGGCCGTGTCGGACATGATGCCGGCGCTGCACACGCTGGGGTTGCGCGACGCGCTTGGTGGTGAGCAGGTGTTGGCTGGGCCGGTGCTGCGGGAGCTTCGGATGCGCAAGGACGCCTCCGAGGTCGCGGCGTTGCGCACGGCGGGTGCGGCGATCGACCGGGTGCATGCGCGCATGGGCGAGTGGTTGCGGCCGGGGCGGACCGAGGCTGAGGTGGGTGCGGACATCGCGGCGGCGATCGTGGACGAAGGGCACGTGCAGGCCGACTTCGTCATCGTCGGGTCCGGTCCGAACGGGGCCTCGCCGCACCACAGCCTGTCCGACCGGGTGATCGAGGCCGGGGACGTGGTGGTGGTGGACATCGGCGGCTTGATCGCCGAGGGGTACTGCTCCGACTCGACCCGCAACTACGTGCTGGGCGAGCCGCGTGACGCCGACGTGTGGGAGACCTACGCCGTGCTGCAGGCCGCGCAGAAGGCGGCCGTCGAGGCGGTTCGGCCGGGTGTGACGTGTGCGCAGGTGGACGCGGCGGCGCGGGAGATCATCGCCGACGCCGGGTTCGGCGAGTTCTTCGTGCACCGCACCGGCCACGGCATCGGGCTGGACGTCCACGAGGAGCCCTACATCGTCGGCGGCAACGACCTGCCGCTGGAGCCGGGCATGGCCTTCAGCGTCGAGCCGGGCATCTACCTGCCGGGCCGGTGGGGGTCGCGGATCGAGGACATCGTCGTGGTCACCGAGGACGGCGTGGAGAGCGTGAACAACCGACCGCATGAACTGGTGGTGCTGCCGGCGTGA
- a CDS encoding 5'-3' exonuclease has product MSSRLVLLDSASLYFRAFYALPESMTAPDGTPVNAVRGFIDTITKVITDRGATRLVACLDADWRPEFRVAALPSYKAHRVAEGGVGGEEDVPDTLTPQVPIILDVLDAVGIATAEAVGYEADDVIGTLAARETTDPVEVITGDRDLFQVVRDEPVPVRVLYLGRGWAKAELLGPVELAAKYGLPETDAGPAYAGMAVLRGDPSDGLPGVAGIGEKTAAKLVKEFGSLQAVLDAVHDPRDRKLTTRARTALLAAQDYLAVAPTVVNVATDAKILQDRPDDVPVAPADRDRVEELTQRWGLGSSLPRLLNALERRRG; this is encoded by the coding sequence GTGTCGAGCCGACTGGTCCTCCTGGACTCCGCCAGCCTGTACTTCCGGGCGTTCTACGCGCTGCCCGAGTCGATGACCGCGCCCGACGGCACACCGGTCAACGCCGTGCGCGGCTTCATCGACACCATCACCAAGGTGATCACCGACCGCGGCGCCACCCGGCTGGTCGCGTGCCTGGACGCCGACTGGCGGCCGGAGTTCCGCGTCGCCGCCCTGCCCTCCTACAAGGCGCACCGGGTGGCGGAGGGCGGTGTCGGCGGTGAGGAGGACGTGCCCGACACCCTCACCCCGCAGGTCCCGATCATCCTCGACGTGCTCGACGCGGTCGGCATCGCCACCGCCGAGGCCGTCGGCTACGAGGCCGACGACGTGATCGGCACCCTCGCCGCGCGCGAGACGACCGACCCGGTGGAGGTCATCACCGGCGACCGCGACCTGTTCCAGGTGGTGCGCGACGAGCCGGTGCCGGTGCGCGTGCTCTACCTGGGTCGCGGCTGGGCCAAGGCCGAGCTGCTCGGGCCGGTGGAGCTGGCCGCCAAGTACGGCCTGCCCGAGACCGACGCGGGCCCCGCCTACGCGGGCATGGCTGTGCTGCGCGGCGACCCGTCCGACGGGCTGCCCGGCGTGGCCGGGATCGGCGAGAAGACCGCCGCCAAGCTGGTCAAGGAGTTCGGGTCCCTCCAGGCCGTGCTGGACGCCGTGCACGACCCGCGCGACCGCAAGCTCACCACCCGCGCCCGCACGGCCCTGCTGGCCGCCCAGGACTACCTGGCCGTCGCACCCACGGTGGTCAACGTGGCCACCGACGCGAAGATCCTCCAGGACCGGCCCGACGACGTCCCCGTGGCACCCGCCGACCGCGACCGCGTCGAGGAGCTCACGCAGCGGTGGGGCCTGGGCAGCTCACTGCCCAGGCTCCTCAACGCCCTCGAACGCCGCCGGGGTTAG
- a CDS encoding GNAT family N-acetyltransferase, which translates to MTDLDIRVLDDEAQRRAAHSLFRGTLHHAPAPDELWEVVKGTYEPGRAFGAYSGDDLVGTVQSFPSALAVPGGAVVPMAAVSRVGVRADWTRRGVLSALQRTQLKALRDGGDVAATLRASEGVIYERFGYGVATRYREVRIRKRQATPRVPITGRVRLVPADEAAPLVRKLFERLSPGRAGTIGRWSGWWDLNVVRPAEGREKLRFAVCSGEDGDDGYLVYKVEPGSWDRGVEKPTVLEVTDLWAGNERAWADLWGFALRVDLVGEVFAHGRPLDEPLEWLVVDRRAVFVEDVADETWLRLLDVPAALAARTYGDAEPVVVGVRDRYLPENEGSYRVTSSGASRTDAEPEFVVDVEVLGAAYLGDVSFSALAMTGHFAGASKDVLKRADKLFAGDEVPWAGTFF; encoded by the coding sequence GTGACCGACCTCGACATCCGTGTTCTCGACGACGAAGCCCAGCGGCGGGCTGCCCACAGCCTGTTCCGGGGCACCTTGCACCACGCTCCCGCGCCCGACGAGCTGTGGGAGGTGGTGAAGGGGACGTACGAGCCGGGGCGGGCGTTCGGCGCGTACTCCGGTGACGACCTCGTGGGCACGGTGCAGTCGTTCCCGTCGGCGTTGGCGGTGCCCGGTGGTGCCGTGGTGCCGATGGCGGCGGTGTCGCGGGTCGGGGTGCGGGCGGACTGGACGCGGCGCGGGGTGCTCAGCGCGTTGCAGCGGACGCAGTTGAAGGCGCTGCGGGACGGCGGGGACGTGGCGGCGACCCTGCGCGCGAGCGAGGGCGTGATCTACGAGCGGTTCGGCTACGGGGTGGCCACCCGGTACCGGGAGGTCCGCATCCGCAAGAGGCAGGCGACGCCCAGGGTGCCGATCACGGGTCGGGTGCGGCTGGTGCCGGCGGACGAGGCCGCGCCGCTGGTGCGGAAGCTGTTCGAGCGCTTGTCACCCGGTCGGGCGGGCACGATCGGGCGGTGGTCGGGGTGGTGGGACCTGAACGTGGTGCGGCCCGCCGAGGGCCGGGAGAAGCTGCGGTTCGCGGTGTGCTCGGGCGAGGACGGCGACGACGGCTACCTGGTCTACAAGGTCGAGCCCGGCTCGTGGGACCGGGGCGTGGAGAAGCCGACCGTGCTGGAGGTGACGGACCTCTGGGCGGGCAACGAGCGGGCGTGGGCGGACCTGTGGGGGTTCGCGCTGCGGGTGGACCTGGTGGGCGAGGTGTTCGCGCACGGGCGTCCGTTGGACGAGCCGCTGGAGTGGCTCGTGGTGGACCGGCGGGCCGTGTTCGTGGAGGACGTGGCCGACGAGACGTGGTTGCGGCTGCTGGACGTCCCGGCGGCACTGGCCGCGCGGACCTACGGTGACGCCGAGCCGGTCGTGGTCGGGGTGCGGGACCGGTACCTGCCGGAGAACGAGGGCTCCTACCGGGTCACCTCTTCGGGTGCTTCGCGGACCGACGCCGAGCCGGAGTTCGTGGTGGACGTGGAGGTGCTCGGCGCGGCCTACCTGGGTGACGTGTCGTTCTCGGCGCTGGCCATGACGGGTCACTTCGCGGGCGCGTCCAAGGACGTGCTGAAGCGGGCGGACAAGTTGTTCGCCGGTGACGAGGTGCCGTGGGCGGGGACGTTCTTCTAA
- a CDS encoding DUF4333 domain-containing protein, with translation MTSPYGPSGGNDPQQQWGQQPYGGGGYPGTPSGGFPAQQPGYGQPDPSQQQPQWGQQPAQQQQYTQQYPGGYDPTQQQPQNPYGQPDPSQQQWGQQPGQYGQYGQQNPYGQPGYGAVPPPAKKSSALLWVIVAVVVLAVGAVGVLGFVTPGWFKKKIFDNTAVQDGIVKILKDDYKISDVESATCTGENPVEPNRTFTCKVKIGGKDKDVKITVKTADGEYEVGQPTG, from the coding sequence ATGACCAGTCCGTACGGACCGTCCGGAGGGAACGACCCGCAGCAGCAGTGGGGCCAGCAGCCCTACGGTGGCGGCGGGTACCCCGGCACGCCGTCGGGTGGTTTCCCCGCTCAGCAGCCCGGTTACGGGCAGCCGGACCCGTCGCAGCAGCAGCCGCAGTGGGGGCAGCAGCCCGCGCAGCAGCAGCAGTACACGCAGCAGTACCCCGGCGGTTACGACCCGACCCAGCAGCAGCCGCAGAACCCCTACGGCCAGCCGGACCCGTCGCAGCAGCAGTGGGGTCAGCAGCCGGGGCAGTACGGCCAGTACGGGCAGCAGAACCCGTACGGCCAGCCCGGGTACGGCGCGGTGCCGCCGCCCGCGAAGAAGTCCAGCGCGCTGCTGTGGGTGATCGTCGCCGTGGTCGTGCTGGCCGTCGGCGCGGTGGGCGTCCTGGGTTTCGTCACGCCCGGCTGGTTCAAGAAGAAGATCTTCGACAACACGGCCGTGCAGGACGGGATCGTGAAGATCCTCAAGGACGACTACAAGATCTCCGACGTGGAGAGCGCGACCTGCACCGGGGAGAACCCGGTGGAGCCGAACCGCACGTTCACCTGCAAGGTGAAGATCGGCGGCAAGGACAAGGACGTGAAGATCACCGTCAAGACCGCGGACGGCGAGTACGAGGTCGGCCAGCCCACCGGCTGA
- a CDS encoding DEAD/DEAH box helicase, which yields MSRSSRSPADAYADFRKRSSRPKLTDFLSVLSFDLDPFQQRACEALEDGHGVLVCAPTGAGKTVVGEFAVHLALSEGRKCFYTTPIKALSNQKYADLVARYGAKNVGLLTGDTSVNGGAPVVVMTTEVLRNMLYAGSSTLDNLAYVVMDEVHYLADRFRGPVWEEVILHLPEAVRLVSLSATVSNAEEFGEWLVEVRGDTTVVVDEHRPVPLWQHMMAGGRMMDLFAGEGPDGAARINPQLLRHTEDLARFHVPWSRGRNGKGAGRPPRSSGFKPPSRVDIVQRLDGAGLLPAIDFVFSRAGCDAAVVQCVRAGLRLNTDAEIEEIRAVIEEKTKDLPQGDLMVLGYWEWREALERGIASHHAGLLPAFKETVEELFVRGLVKVVFATETLALGINMPARTVVLEKLVKYNGEAHVDLTPGEYTQLTGRAGRRGIDVEGHAVVVWQPGVDPKAVAGLASTRTYPLRSSFRPGYNMAVNLVHQLGAAAAREILEQSFAQFQADRSVVGLARRIERNREALGGYAEAMACHLGDFTEYASLRRRVADREKALARQNTSARRAEAAASLERLRKGDVIAVPSGRRSGLAVVIDPGLEPLGEARPLVLTEDRWAGRLSAADFPTPVEVLGRMRLPKQVDTRSPRSRRDLASSLRNTGIVPPSFRRKRAGADEDAELATLRRALRAHPCHGCEKREEHARWGERYHRLLAETEQLERKVAATTHSLARQFDRIRGLLRERGYLHEEESGPGEEVTEHGKRLTRIYSESDLLAAECLRHGVWRDLEAPELAAVVSALVYEARRDGPLETRLPPGAVTDALTATARLWAELEDDERRHKLDRTRQPDPGFAWPVYRWARGESLEKVLGSAEASGTELGAGDFVRWCRQVIDFLDQIRDVVGTDDPVGGTAKRAVEALRRGVVAMATV from the coding sequence GTGTCACGCTCCTCGCGGTCTCCGGCCGATGCCTACGCGGACTTCCGCAAGCGGTCATCACGGCCCAAGCTGACCGACTTCCTCTCGGTCCTCTCGTTCGACCTCGACCCGTTCCAGCAGCGTGCCTGTGAGGCGCTGGAGGACGGGCACGGGGTGCTGGTGTGCGCGCCCACCGGTGCGGGCAAGACGGTGGTGGGTGAGTTCGCCGTGCACCTGGCGTTGTCGGAGGGGCGCAAGTGCTTCTACACGACGCCGATCAAAGCCCTGTCGAACCAGAAGTACGCCGACCTCGTCGCGCGGTACGGGGCCAAGAACGTCGGGCTGCTGACCGGTGACACCTCGGTCAACGGCGGTGCGCCTGTGGTGGTGATGACCACCGAGGTGTTGCGGAACATGCTCTACGCCGGGTCCTCGACGTTGGACAACCTGGCGTATGTCGTGATGGACGAGGTGCACTACCTGGCCGACCGGTTCCGGGGGCCGGTGTGGGAGGAAGTGATCCTGCACCTGCCGGAGGCGGTGCGGTTGGTGTCGCTGTCCGCGACCGTGTCGAATGCCGAGGAGTTCGGCGAGTGGCTGGTCGAGGTGCGGGGGGACACGACGGTGGTCGTGGACGAGCACCGGCCTGTGCCGTTGTGGCAGCACATGATGGCGGGCGGGCGGATGATGGATCTGTTCGCCGGTGAAGGGCCGGACGGGGCCGCTCGGATCAACCCGCAGTTGCTGCGGCACACGGAGGACCTGGCTCGGTTTCACGTGCCGTGGAGTCGGGGGCGGAATGGCAAGGGGGCTGGGAGGCCTCCTCGGTCGAGTGGGTTCAAGCCGCCGTCTCGGGTGGACATCGTGCAGCGGCTGGACGGTGCCGGGTTGTTGCCGGCGATCGACTTCGTGTTCAGTCGGGCCGGGTGTGACGCGGCGGTGGTGCAGTGCGTGCGGGCCGGGCTGCGGCTCAACACCGATGCGGAGATCGAGGAGATCCGCGCGGTCATCGAGGAGAAGACCAAGGATCTGCCCCAGGGCGACCTGATGGTGCTGGGGTACTGGGAGTGGCGGGAGGCCCTGGAGCGGGGCATCGCGAGTCACCACGCCGGGTTGTTGCCGGCGTTCAAGGAGACCGTCGAGGAGCTGTTCGTCCGCGGGTTGGTGAAGGTCGTTTTCGCGACCGAGACGCTCGCGCTGGGCATCAACATGCCCGCTCGGACCGTGGTGCTGGAGAAGCTGGTCAAGTACAACGGCGAGGCGCACGTCGACCTGACGCCGGGGGAGTACACGCAGCTCACCGGGCGTGCGGGGCGGCGGGGGATCGACGTCGAGGGGCACGCCGTCGTGGTGTGGCAGCCGGGCGTTGATCCGAAGGCGGTGGCCGGGCTCGCGTCGACGCGGACCTACCCGCTGCGGTCGTCGTTCCGGCCGGGCTACAACATGGCCGTCAACCTGGTGCACCAGCTGGGCGCGGCGGCGGCGCGGGAGATCCTGGAGCAGTCGTTCGCGCAGTTCCAGGCCGACCGGTCGGTGGTGGGGCTGGCGCGGCGCATCGAGCGCAACCGGGAGGCGCTGGGGGGTTACGCCGAGGCGATGGCGTGCCACCTGGGCGACTTCACCGAGTACGCGTCGCTGCGGCGGCGGGTCGCGGACCGGGAGAAGGCGTTGGCGCGGCAGAACACGTCCGCGCGGCGGGCGGAGGCGGCGGCGTCGCTGGAGCGGTTGCGCAAGGGGGACGTGATCGCGGTGCCGTCGGGGCGGCGGTCGGGGTTGGCGGTGGTGATCGACCCCGGTCTGGAGCCGTTGGGCGAGGCGCGTCCGCTGGTGCTGACCGAGGACCGGTGGGCGGGGCGGCTGTCGGCGGCGGACTTCCCGACGCCGGTGGAGGTGCTGGGCCGGATGCGGTTGCCCAAGCAGGTGGACACGCGGTCGCCGCGGTCGCGTCGGGACCTGGCGTCGTCGTTGCGCAACACCGGGATCGTGCCGCCGTCGTTCCGCCGGAAGCGGGCGGGGGCGGACGAGGACGCGGAGCTGGCGACGTTGCGGCGGGCGTTGCGGGCGCACCCGTGCCACGGCTGCGAGAAGCGCGAGGAGCACGCCCGGTGGGGCGAGCGGTACCACCGGCTGCTGGCCGAGACCGAGCAGCTGGAGCGGAAGGTCGCGGCGACCACGCACTCGTTGGCGCGGCAGTTCGACCGCATCCGGGGGCTGCTGCGGGAGCGCGGCTACCTGCACGAGGAGGAGTCGGGTCCGGGTGAGGAGGTCACCGAGCACGGCAAGCGGCTGACCCGCATCTACAGCGAGTCGGACCTGCTGGCGGCGGAGTGCCTGCGGCACGGGGTGTGGCGGGACCTGGAGGCGCCGGAGCTGGCGGCGGTGGTGTCGGCGCTGGTCTACGAGGCGCGGCGGGACGGTCCGCTGGAGACGCGGCTGCCGCCGGGTGCGGTGACCGACGCGTTGACGGCGACCGCGCGGCTGTGGGCGGAGCTGGAGGACGACGAGCGCCGGCACAAGCTGGACCGCACGCGCCAGCCGGACCCGGGGTTCGCGTGGCCGGTGTACCGGTGGGCGCGGGGCGAGTCGCTGGAGAAGGTGCTCGGCTCGGCCGAGGCGTCGGGCACGGAGCTGGGCGCGGGCGACTTCGTGCGCTGGTGCCGGCAGGTGATCGACTTCCTGGACCAGATCCGGGACGTGGTCGGGACGGACGACCCGGTGGGCGGTACGGCCAAACGGGCGGTGGAGGCGTTGCGCCGAGGGGTGGTGGCGATGGCCACGGTCTGA
- a CDS encoding diacylglycerol/lipid kinase family protein → MTRAALLVCPASGKGRAARMAGTVAARLRTAVDSLDLHVASSAEGTLALARRAVDDGVDVLVVLGGDGGAHLGVQACAGTSTALAVVPAGTGNDLATALGTLSVDDVVGALCDGARRSLDLGRVGNGTWFATVLCAGFDSAVNERANAMRWPAGPRRYDLAILAELAGLRPERLVVETEGGTLELDALLVAIGNTTSYGGGIPVCPDADPADGLFDVTVVSAAPRRTLLRMLPTLRTGRHVDHPAVRTLRASAVRLAGPGWVGYADGERVHGLPLEVSCRPGALTAVSPAV, encoded by the coding sequence ATGACCCGGGCCGCCCTCCTGGTTTGCCCCGCGTCGGGCAAGGGCCGGGCCGCCCGCATGGCGGGCACGGTCGCCGCTCGGTTGCGCACCGCCGTGGACTCGCTGGACCTGCACGTGGCTTCGTCGGCCGAGGGCACGCTGGCGTTGGCGCGGCGGGCCGTGGACGACGGTGTGGACGTGCTGGTGGTTCTGGGCGGCGACGGCGGTGCCCACTTGGGCGTCCAGGCGTGTGCCGGGACGTCCACGGCGTTGGCCGTCGTGCCGGCGGGGACCGGGAACGACCTGGCTACGGCGTTGGGGACGCTGTCGGTCGATGACGTGGTCGGGGCGTTGTGCGATGGGGCTCGGCGGTCGTTGGACCTGGGTCGGGTGGGCAACGGGACGTGGTTCGCGACCGTGCTGTGCGCCGGGTTCGACTCGGCGGTCAACGAGCGGGCCAACGCCATGCGGTGGCCGGCCGGGCCTCGGCGGTACGACCTGGCGATCCTGGCCGAGTTGGCGGGGTTGAGGCCGGAGCGGTTGGTGGTGGAGACCGAGGGCGGCACGCTGGAGTTGGACGCGTTGCTGGTCGCGATCGGGAACACGACCAGTTATGGCGGCGGCATTCCGGTGTGCCCGGACGCCGATCCGGCTGACGGCTTGTTCGACGTGACGGTGGTGAGCGCGGCTCCTCGGCGGACGTTGTTGAGGATGCTGCCGACCTTGCGCACGGGGCGGCACGTGGACCACCCGGCGGTGCGGACGCTGCGGGCTTCGGCGGTGCGGCTGGCCGGGCCGGGGTGGGTCGGGTATGCGGATGGGGAGCGGGTGCACGGGCTGCCGTTGGAGGTTTCGTGCAGGCCGGGGGCGTTGACGGCGGTCAGCCCGGCCGTGTGA
- the tatC gene encoding twin-arginine translocase subunit TatC, giving the protein MGASPSRWKQRRERRKLTSRRANPDGTMSLKDHLYDLRHRLGLALLIIAGGALFGFFWWELHILGLPSLGDIVVAPYCGIPVEQRLTQGGQGCQLLQTQPFEVFMIRLKVGAGAGMALTAPLWLYQVWRFIAPGLYAKERKFALSFVACASVLFVAGATLAFYVVPQGLSVLVGFGDEKFITALTAGEYISFVMALLLIFGVSFELPLIVVMLNLVGVLTYDKLRRWRRGIVFALFIFAAVATPGTDPISMVALAVALTLLFELAIQIARIHDKRAARKRKAEGWDDLADDEASPFDYTPSGVDGSDPSEEPASVAPEEPHRVRYDDAT; this is encoded by the coding sequence GTGGGGGCAAGTCCGTCCCGGTGGAAGCAGCGCCGGGAGCGCCGCAAGCTGACGAGCCGTCGGGCCAACCCCGACGGCACCATGTCGCTGAAGGATCACCTGTACGACCTCCGGCACCGGCTGGGCCTGGCCCTGCTGATCATCGCCGGCGGCGCGCTGTTCGGCTTCTTCTGGTGGGAGCTGCACATCCTCGGACTCCCCAGCCTGGGTGACATCGTCGTCGCCCCGTACTGCGGCATCCCGGTGGAGCAGCGCCTGACCCAGGGCGGTCAGGGCTGCCAGCTGCTGCAGACCCAGCCGTTCGAGGTCTTCATGATCCGGCTGAAGGTCGGCGCGGGCGCGGGCATGGCGCTGACCGCGCCGCTGTGGCTGTACCAGGTGTGGCGGTTCATCGCGCCGGGCCTGTACGCCAAGGAGCGCAAGTTCGCGCTGTCGTTCGTGGCGTGCGCCTCGGTGCTGTTCGTGGCGGGCGCGACGCTGGCGTTCTACGTCGTGCCGCAGGGCCTGTCGGTGCTGGTGGGCTTCGGTGACGAGAAGTTCATCACCGCGCTGACGGCGGGCGAGTACATCAGCTTCGTCATGGCGTTGCTGCTGATCTTCGGCGTGAGCTTCGAGCTGCCGTTGATCGTGGTGATGCTGAACCTGGTCGGGGTGCTGACCTACGACAAGCTGCGGCGTTGGCGGCGTGGGATCGTTTTCGCGCTGTTCATCTTCGCCGCGGTCGCCACGCCGGGCACCGACCCCATCTCGATGGTCGCGCTGGCCGTCGCGTTGACGTTGTTGTTCGAGCTGGCGATCCAGATCGCCCGCATCCACGACAAGCGCGCGGCACGCAAGCGCAAGGCCGAGGGCTGGGACGACCTCGCCGACGACGAGGCTTCCCCGTTCGACTACACCCCGTCGGGCGTCGACGGCTCCGATCCTTCGGAGGAGCCGGCGTCGGTGGCCCCTGAGGAACCCCATCGCGTCCGATACGACGACGCCACATGA
- the tatA gene encoding Sec-independent protein translocase subunit TatA, whose protein sequence is MGNLGATELIIIAVVIILLFGAKKLPDMARSLGRSAKILKAETKGLREDDQPQDTPPQQAAPQQLPPAQPQQVVQQPAQQQPQVAQPIEQSAQNLQNKQN, encoded by the coding sequence GTGGGTAACCTCGGAGCTACTGAGCTGATCATCATCGCCGTGGTGATCATCCTGCTGTTCGGGGCGAAGAAACTGCCCGACATGGCGCGCTCGCTGGGCCGCTCGGCCAAGATCCTCAAGGCCGAGACCAAGGGCCTGCGCGAGGACGACCAGCCGCAGGACACCCCGCCGCAGCAGGCCGCTCCCCAGCAGCTGCCGCCCGCGCAGCCCCAGCAGGTCGTGCAGCAGCCCGCGCAGCAGCAGCCGCAGGTCGCGCAGCCGATCGAGCAGAGCGCGCAGAACCTCCAGAACAAGCAGAACTAG
- a CDS encoding bacteriophage holin, with amino-acid sequence MPYLPSLVLILVGMVLLIVLVAKLVGSLRRFRAASTLVGDRVGDGVGLLRARLAALGVAFAERRPDRARQGNPRVPSTDRGRQEDHRG; translated from the coding sequence GTGCCGTACTTGCCGAGCCTGGTCTTGATCCTGGTCGGAATGGTCCTTCTGATCGTTCTGGTGGCCAAATTGGTCGGATCCTTGCGTCGTTTCCGCGCCGCAAGCACTCTGGTGGGCGACAGGGTCGGCGACGGCGTCGGACTGCTGCGGGCGCGCTTGGCCGCGCTCGGGGTGGCCTTCGCCGAACGGCGTCCGGACCGGGCCCGTCAGGGCAACCCCCGCGTACCATCGACGGACCGGGGCAGACAGGAGGACCACCGTGGGTAA